A genomic region of Janthinobacterium lividum contains the following coding sequences:
- a CDS encoding C13 family peptidase, translating to MTATLRASLRPYTLAGLLAFAALGMPPLCAAPAKAPAAETADGGRYFGPLVAGKMHGQGRLEYASGAFYEGGFARGVFSGQGKLRQASGVEYTGAFRQGAFDGIGRYTSPKGEIYAGSFVKGSFEGQGRFQGADGATFEGHFKHWRPHGAGKLTDTDGTVFEGEFVQGQVQGKAKVTTSDGIHYEGELKDWKFEGEGVLRTADGDEYRGGFKNGQFDGKGVLRYAVAQADGRREDSGNWTEGQLDDPALDKLTRDNIELALYGQQSLLERSLAGVLPRDAAKKINLYLLGVAGDGAQEVFHRETAFVQRQFDRDYGTVGRSLMLVNSRNTVAQQPMATRTSIAASLDALGAKMDKANDILFLFLTSHGSPEHELALAQNGMDLHSLPAQELASMLKHSGIRWKVIVISACYAGGFIAPLKDDNTLIITAARSDRTSFGCDDQNDFTYFSEAYFKEALPKSAGFAEAFDKAKVLVQAREAADFGEGGMETEEHSEPQLFQGKAIAAQLKAWRAQPR from the coding sequence ATGACTGCCACGCTACGCGCCTCGCTTCGCCCCTACACCCTCGCCGGCCTGCTGGCCTTTGCCGCGCTGGGCATGCCGCCGCTGTGCGCCGCGCCAGCCAAGGCGCCGGCGGCGGAAACGGCCGATGGCGGACGCTATTTCGGCCCCCTCGTCGCGGGCAAGATGCATGGCCAGGGCCGGCTCGAATACGCGAGCGGCGCGTTTTACGAAGGGGGCTTCGCGCGCGGCGTGTTTTCCGGCCAGGGCAAGCTGCGCCAGGCGTCCGGCGTCGAATACACGGGCGCCTTCCGCCAGGGTGCCTTCGACGGCATCGGCCGCTACACCTCGCCCAAGGGCGAGATTTATGCGGGCAGCTTCGTCAAGGGCAGCTTCGAGGGGCAAGGCCGCTTCCAGGGCGCCGACGGCGCCACCTTTGAAGGCCATTTCAAGCACTGGCGCCCGCACGGCGCCGGCAAGCTGACCGACACGGACGGCACCGTCTTCGAAGGCGAATTCGTCCAGGGCCAGGTGCAGGGCAAGGCGAAAGTCACCACCAGCGACGGCATCCATTACGAAGGCGAGCTGAAAGACTGGAAATTCGAAGGCGAAGGCGTGCTGCGCACGGCCGACGGCGACGAATACCGGGGCGGCTTCAAGAATGGCCAGTTCGACGGCAAGGGCGTGCTGCGCTATGCAGTGGCGCAGGCGGACGGACGGCGCGAAGACAGCGGCAACTGGACGGAAGGCCAGCTGGACGACCCGGCCCTGGACAAGCTCACGCGCGACAATATCGAGCTGGCCCTGTACGGCCAGCAATCCTTGCTGGAACGCAGCCTGGCCGGTGTACTACCGCGCGACGCGGCGAAAAAGATCAATCTGTATCTGCTGGGCGTGGCCGGCGATGGCGCGCAGGAAGTGTTTCACCGCGAAACGGCCTTCGTGCAGCGCCAGTTCGACCGCGACTATGGCACCGTAGGGCGTTCCTTGATGCTCGTCAACAGCCGCAACACGGTGGCGCAACAGCCGATGGCCACGCGCACCAGCATAGCCGCCAGCCTCGACGCGCTGGGCGCGAAGATGGACAAGGCCAACGACATCCTGTTTTTGTTCCTCACCAGCCACGGCTCGCCCGAGCACGAACTGGCGCTGGCGCAAAACGGCATGGACCTGCACAGCCTGCCCGCGCAAGAGCTGGCGTCCATGCTCAAGCACAGCGGCATCCGCTGGAAAGTCATCGTGATCTCGGCCTGCTATGCGGGCGGCTTCATTGCGCCACTAAAGGATGACAACACCCTCATCATCACGGCCGCGCGCAGCGACCGCACCTCGTTCGGCTGCGACGACCAGAACGATTTTACCTACTTCAGCGAAGCGTATTTCAAGGAAGCGCTGCCAAAGAGCGCCGGCTTTGCCGAAGCCTTCGACAAGGCCAAGGTGCTGGTGCAGGCCCGTGAAGCGGCCGACTTCGGCGAAGGCGGCATGGAGACGGAAGAGCATTCCGAGCCGCAGCTGTTCCAGGGCAAGGCCATCGCCGCGCAGCTGAAGGCGTGGCGCGCCCAGCCGCGCTAA